A region of Larimichthys crocea isolate SSNF chromosome X, L_crocea_2.0, whole genome shotgun sequence DNA encodes the following proteins:
- the mex3b gene encoding RNA-binding protein MEX3B isoform X1, translating to MPSSLFADSSVQGDALDDQRALQIALDQLSLLGLDNDENPLYDNNQEPRKKSVNMTECVPVPSSEHVAEIVGRQGCKIKALRAKTNTYIKTPVRGEEPVFVVTGRREDVAMARREIISAAEHFSMIRASRNKNTSLNGSGTPVPGPPNLPGQTTIQVRVPYRVVGLVVGPKGATIKRIQQQTHTYIVTPSRDKEPVFEVTGMPENVDRAREEIEAHIAMRTGGFIELQDENDFHANGTDVGFDLHGHATLWSKPNAGMTPTSVRKPFSNYRNDSSSSLGSASTDSYFGNNSSRMADYSPPSPALSYTTTNNGNNNNNNINVNTNGNGFVYGSEVISPDCTDLTFDSSPGFDPTPAPPGLLWSQYDSRMTPSSTGGSSPTSTSAMFSTNTSTNANGIVVSQRRVNGCTPQPRLSPPLHSHTGGSTEHPLARRVRSDPGGGTLSFPGYSSTIASLPGPHLPGVPCDSSASSSSSSSSSSTSSGTSRKGSRDCSVCFESEVIAALVPCGHNLFCMECANRICERSEPKCPVCHTGVTQAIRIFS from the exons ATGCCCAGCTCGCTCTTCGCAGACAGCAGCGTCCAGGGAGATGCGCTGGACGACCAGAGAGCCCTGCAGATCGCCCTGGATCAGCTCTCCCTGCTCGGCTTGGACAACGACGAGAACCCCCTGTACGACAACAACCAGGAGCCCCGGAAGAAGAGCGTCAACATGACCGAATGCGTCCCGGTTCCCAGCTCCGAGCATGTGGCTGAGATCGTGGGcagacagg GTTGCAAGATCAAAGCGCTGCGTGCAAAGACCAACACCTACATCAAGACCCCGGTGCGAGGTGAGGAGCCTGTTTTTGTGGTGACAGGCAGGAGGGAGGATGTGGCTATGGCCAGGAGGGAGATcatctctgcagctgaacacTTCTCCATGATCCGAGCATCCAGGAACAAAAACACCAGCCTGAACGGCAGCGGGACACCAGTCCCCGGACCACCTAACCTGCCTGGACAGACCACCATCCAGGTGCGGGTGCCTTACCGTGTGGTGGGGCTGGTTGTAGGCCCAAAGGGTGCCACCATCAAGCGCATCCAGCAGCAGACCCATACCTACATTGTGACACCCAGTCGAGACAAGGAGCCGGTGTTTGAGGTGACGGGGATGCCGGAGAATGTGGATCGGGCACGCGAGGAGATCGAAGCCCACATCGCCATGAGGACCGGAGGCTTCATTGAACTTCAGGATGAGAATGACTTCCACGCAAACGGGACAGATGTGGGTTTTGATCTGCACGGACACGCCACCCTGTGGTCCAAGCCCAATGCTGGGATGACCCCCACATCAGTCCGAAAACCCTTCTCCAACTACCGCAACGACTCGTCCTCCTCCCTGGGCAGCGCCTCCACAGACTCCTACTTTGGTAACAACAGCTCACGCATGGCTGACTACAGCCCTCCCAGCCCCGCGCTCAgttacaccaccaccaacaacggcaacaacaataacaacaacatcaatGTCAACACCAACGGCAACGGGTTTGTTTACGGAAGTGAGGTTATTTCGCCTGACTGCACTGATCTGACTTTTGACTCCTCGCCAGGGTTTGACCCCACGCCAGCCCCACCAGGCCTCCTGTGGTCCCAGTATGATAGCCGCATGACACCCTCCTCCACTGGAGGCAGttctcccacctccacctcagccATGTTCTCCACCAACACCTCCACTAATGCCAATGGGATAGTGGTGAGTCAGAGAAGGGTTAACGGTTGTACCCCACAGCCCAGACTGTCGCCACCTCTCCACAGCCACACCGGAGGCTCCACTGAGCACCCGTTAGCCAGGAGGGTGCGCAGTGACCCAGGCGGAGGCACTCTCAGTTTCCCCGGTTACTCCAGCACTATCGCCTCCCTGCCAGGCCCCCACCTCCCTGGGGTTCCATGCGACTCCTCCGCCTCGtcgtcatcctcctcttcctcctcctccacctcatccgGCACCAGCCGAAAAGGCAGCCGTGACTGTTCGGTGTGTTTTGAGAGCGAGGTCATTGCTGCCCTGGTCCCCTGTGGGCACAACCTCTTCTGTATGGAATGTGCCAATCGAATCTGTGAGAGGAGCGAACCCAAATGCCCTGTCTGCCACACCGGCGTCACTCAGGCTATACGTATATTTTCATAA
- the mex3b gene encoding RNA-binding protein MEX3B isoform X2, whose product MCAMQLTDMHPNTSGCKIKALRAKTNTYIKTPVRGEEPVFVVTGRREDVAMARREIISAAEHFSMIRASRNKNTSLNGSGTPVPGPPNLPGQTTIQVRVPYRVVGLVVGPKGATIKRIQQQTHTYIVTPSRDKEPVFEVTGMPENVDRAREEIEAHIAMRTGGFIELQDENDFHANGTDVGFDLHGHATLWSKPNAGMTPTSVRKPFSNYRNDSSSSLGSASTDSYFGNNSSRMADYSPPSPALSYTTTNNGNNNNNNINVNTNGNGFVYGSEVISPDCTDLTFDSSPGFDPTPAPPGLLWSQYDSRMTPSSTGGSSPTSTSAMFSTNTSTNANGIVVSQRRVNGCTPQPRLSPPLHSHTGGSTEHPLARRVRSDPGGGTLSFPGYSSTIASLPGPHLPGVPCDSSASSSSSSSSSSTSSGTSRKGSRDCSVCFESEVIAALVPCGHNLFCMECANRICERSEPKCPVCHTGVTQAIRIFS is encoded by the exons ATGTGTGCTATGCAGCTGACGGACATGCACCCAAACACTTCAG GTTGCAAGATCAAAGCGCTGCGTGCAAAGACCAACACCTACATCAAGACCCCGGTGCGAGGTGAGGAGCCTGTTTTTGTGGTGACAGGCAGGAGGGAGGATGTGGCTATGGCCAGGAGGGAGATcatctctgcagctgaacacTTCTCCATGATCCGAGCATCCAGGAACAAAAACACCAGCCTGAACGGCAGCGGGACACCAGTCCCCGGACCACCTAACCTGCCTGGACAGACCACCATCCAGGTGCGGGTGCCTTACCGTGTGGTGGGGCTGGTTGTAGGCCCAAAGGGTGCCACCATCAAGCGCATCCAGCAGCAGACCCATACCTACATTGTGACACCCAGTCGAGACAAGGAGCCGGTGTTTGAGGTGACGGGGATGCCGGAGAATGTGGATCGGGCACGCGAGGAGATCGAAGCCCACATCGCCATGAGGACCGGAGGCTTCATTGAACTTCAGGATGAGAATGACTTCCACGCAAACGGGACAGATGTGGGTTTTGATCTGCACGGACACGCCACCCTGTGGTCCAAGCCCAATGCTGGGATGACCCCCACATCAGTCCGAAAACCCTTCTCCAACTACCGCAACGACTCGTCCTCCTCCCTGGGCAGCGCCTCCACAGACTCCTACTTTGGTAACAACAGCTCACGCATGGCTGACTACAGCCCTCCCAGCCCCGCGCTCAgttacaccaccaccaacaacggcaacaacaataacaacaacatcaatGTCAACACCAACGGCAACGGGTTTGTTTACGGAAGTGAGGTTATTTCGCCTGACTGCACTGATCTGACTTTTGACTCCTCGCCAGGGTTTGACCCCACGCCAGCCCCACCAGGCCTCCTGTGGTCCCAGTATGATAGCCGCATGACACCCTCCTCCACTGGAGGCAGttctcccacctccacctcagccATGTTCTCCACCAACACCTCCACTAATGCCAATGGGATAGTGGTGAGTCAGAGAAGGGTTAACGGTTGTACCCCACAGCCCAGACTGTCGCCACCTCTCCACAGCCACACCGGAGGCTCCACTGAGCACCCGTTAGCCAGGAGGGTGCGCAGTGACCCAGGCGGAGGCACTCTCAGTTTCCCCGGTTACTCCAGCACTATCGCCTCCCTGCCAGGCCCCCACCTCCCTGGGGTTCCATGCGACTCCTCCGCCTCGtcgtcatcctcctcttcctcctcctccacctcatccgGCACCAGCCGAAAAGGCAGCCGTGACTGTTCGGTGTGTTTTGAGAGCGAGGTCATTGCTGCCCTGGTCCCCTGTGGGCACAACCTCTTCTGTATGGAATGTGCCAATCGAATCTGTGAGAGGAGCGAACCCAAATGCCCTGTCTGCCACACCGGCGTCACTCAGGCTATACGTATATTTTCATAA